The Candidatus Hydrogenedentota bacterium genome includes a window with the following:
- a CDS encoding mandelate racemase: MWTLSRRQFLAASGAVMTSLSFNAYAAPSSPKRIEKIDIFPVRYPTVMRFKFFEGPTSSGGRPSILIKITADDGTIGWGESVPVPRWSYETLEGAIATIENYLKPILIGMNPFDLPGIHAAMNREIANSFSTGAPITKAGIDIALHDLIGKASGRNIAELWGRTTPDELLLSWTLNPKTLDEVEPLIQKGREKGFENFNIKVAPDPKFDLELCKMVKQLAPDGFLWGDANGGYDLKTAMDVIPKLADAGLAVLEEPLPANRLTGFRDLKKLGALPIILDEGVISPSDLMEFIKLDCCDGVAMKPARCGGLVSAREQIEILHNAGLWFLGSGLTDPDVSLAASLILYGAFGLKYPAALNGPQFLGASVITEPFTPVGGKVRIPKGPGLGITVDEAKLGALVEQSKSA; this comes from the coding sequence ATGTGGACACTCTCCAGGCGGCAGTTTCTTGCCGCATCGGGCGCAGTCATGACAAGCCTATCGTTTAATGCCTATGCCGCCCCCAGCAGTCCCAAACGGATTGAGAAGATCGACATCTTTCCGGTCCGCTATCCGACCGTCATGCGCTTCAAGTTCTTCGAGGGTCCGACATCGAGCGGTGGACGTCCATCGATTCTCATCAAGATTACGGCGGACGACGGCACAATCGGTTGGGGTGAAAGCGTGCCTGTGCCGCGCTGGAGCTACGAAACGCTAGAAGGCGCGATTGCCACCATCGAGAACTACTTGAAGCCGATACTTATCGGCATGAATCCCTTCGATCTCCCCGGCATCCACGCCGCCATGAATCGGGAAATTGCCAATTCGTTTTCGACTGGCGCGCCGATCACCAAAGCAGGGATCGATATCGCGCTCCACGACCTAATCGGGAAAGCCTCGGGGCGAAACATCGCCGAACTGTGGGGACGCACCACCCCGGATGAACTGCTCCTAAGTTGGACGCTGAACCCGAAGACTCTCGACGAAGTGGAGCCGCTTATTCAGAAGGGGCGCGAAAAGGGATTCGAGAACTTCAATATCAAAGTCGCCCCAGACCCCAAGTTCGATCTCGAACTCTGCAAGATGGTCAAGCAACTCGCCCCCGACGGCTTCCTTTGGGGTGATGCCAACGGGGGATACGACCTTAAGACTGCCATGGATGTAATCCCCAAACTAGCGGACGCAGGGTTGGCTGTTCTGGAGGAACCGCTCCCCGCGAACCGGCTCACGGGCTTTCGCGACCTGAAGAAGCTCGGCGCATTGCCTATCATCTTGGACGAAGGCGTCATTTCACCATCCGACCTGATGGAGTTCATCAAACTGGATTGCTGCGACGGCGTAGCCATGAAGCCCGCGCGTTGCGGAGGTCTCGTGTCCGCGCGCGAACAGATCGAGATTCTGCACAACGCGGGCCTCTGGTTCCTCGGCAGCGGATTGACCGACCCGGATGTTTCGCTCGCCGCCTCGCTTATTCTCTACGGTGCGTTTGGCCTGAAGTATCCTGCGGCGTTGAATGGTCCCCAGTTTCTGGGCGCAAGTGTTATCACCGAACCTTTCACACCAGTGGGCGGAAAGGTTCGCATTCCCAAAGGACCTGGACTAGGTATCACTGTAGACGAGGCCAAGTTGGGCGCATTGGTTGAACAATCGAAGTCCGCATAG